The segment GACGTGAATCTGTCTGAGGAGTGAAAAGTGTGAAGTCGtcctgcagctcagcagcttttctgtttttaatctgtCAGCTGCTGCCGCCGACGGTAATCCAGTTTAACGCCGAGCGGCTCAGAGGTCAACCAGACACCCGGAGGCTCCGCCCACTCACCTGACCTTACCCGCACGCCCACAAAACCAGTCCTCACAACAATAACTTCATCAATATAAacatcatttattattcatctgCCACAGATCTGACAgtgaaaaagattaaaatattcatcaatatAGTCTCACAAAAGcattaatgtttcttttttttttaaagacttcttattacagtacagaacagtatTAAAACAGTGAAGTAAAATTCTTCTTTTATATCATCAGAAAATTAGACCAAACTTCATAAAACTTTCCTCAGTAATTATTAATCAGATTCAAAAGAGACAAAGTCTGTCATCAGTTTTTAATTAGTCTGAATGTTTCTTAATGAACGTCTGCGTATAATTCTGTGTATTGTTGTGGATATTGGTGATATATTTAcctataaaaacaacattacacatcaataaaaacactgctATAATACAGAAAATGAGTCTTACAGTAATAAAGATGTTGATGTGACAACATGAAgaatattttatgtgttttaatgaacCGATGAggtttattattgtaaatgttTGATTGAATCTTTCTGTTTGACTGCAGGGCTTCTGCTCGTGGCTGACGGCCATCTTCAGGATAAAGTGAGTATCGTTCTGTTTGTCTTCTGACGTCTCAAATCAATCAGAGTTTCTTCCTTTTGTTTGGTTGATTAAACACAACAGAAGCTCCGTGTTCAGACCACATCAGGCGGTGAAAACGTCAGTCCTGCCGTTCATCTGAACGGAGGGTTTTGGcgttgagccagagtcaacttttagAGAAACGCAACCTGACTGAtgtcactgcggctgaaggctgcggCGGCGGCCAATCACAGCCGGACATCAGAccgatcagagctgtaaactctgccatgacggagtaaaaacatgttattaGGACGACGGGAGGAATCAGATCAACACAACCtcattttctgattatttcacatcagttacgctctagagcacaaataaacacacccaccccccccccccccccccacacacacacacacacacacacacacctccgctcgacACCACCTCCTGATTGGGTCTGAAGCCGTCCAATCCACACGCAGCACTCAGTGTTTTTCCTGGTTGAGCTTGTTTCAGACTTCCTGTTAGTTTGTTTGGTGGTCAGGTCTTCTTCTGTGGTAAACTGTGGAAAACTCATCATCACGATGTCACTGAAGCTTGAATACATTTATGTacgttttatttaaaatgactgtttagggttaaatataatattcattcatCCTCACGTTAACATAAACAGGTCACATTAGCATTAAAAGCTAAGATTAGCATTAGCAAACAGTCGTCTGGGAACCATCACCGTGTGTTTGAAGTGTGCTGACCGCTCTCCGTCCTCGTGTTGCCGCAGGGACGAGGAGATCCGGGAGAAGTGTGGCGAGGACGCCGTGCACTACCTGTCCTTCCAGCGACACATCATCGGCCTGCTGGTCGTGGTCGGCGTGCTCTCCGTCGGCATCGTCCTGCCCGTCAACTTCTCTGGAGACCTGCTGGGTAAGAGCCGACAGCACCCAGCCGTCCACCAATCAGCAGCCATCCAGAGGACGGAGGCTGCAGCCGATTGGTCGGTTTAAATTACTTAGAGAAACATATAATATTTACTGTGAGGCGAGATTTAACTTTATCACACAGAGTTACTGAAAACAGATATTTCATCtagaaacagtttttattgtaaGAAAATCTAATTCATGCTGatattatgtaaatataatataaaataatatttaccTGCAAGAAGATTTTATTAACGTCCACGAAACTGAACTCATGAAGAAGCTTCTGCTCACTGAGACGAAACAAAACACCAACTTACAGAGTTTAGTTAGTGAGTTAACTGTCCAACAGCAgcggaaagtaactaagtacatttactgaagtacagttttgaggtacttgtactttacttgagtatttccatgtgatgctactttctacatttcagagggaaatattgtactttctactccactacatttatttgacagctttagttacttttcagatgaagatttgacacaatggataatataacaagcttttaaaatacaacacattgttaaagatgaaaccagtggtttccaacctttttgtcttttgacgtcttacaaaaagcagtgtgtagtcggggtcacatttcacatgtctatgagttgttaacagctccaccaaatagtgatttttccctctaaacttctcacatgctttcatttcaataaatgttcaaatgatccaatatttcagcaaaaatcaaagattagagaaaaagtccaaaaactgaaaacagatttgtgtatcagaactttgttttttcttctttcctctcccattaatcatctcaccacccctcagatttatctgctgaccccttggaggggcccgacccctaggttgggaaccactggactaaactagctaactgtatataaagtagtgtaaactagctccacctccagcagctacaacagtaacatgctgctctaacactgatgcttcactattaataatctaatgatgtcatatataataatatatcagtcagagggaccaaaccactacttttactgcaatactttaactacatcaagctcataatacttatgtacttttactgcaatactttaactacatcaagctcataatacttatgtacttttactgcaatactttaactacatcaagctcataatacttatgtacttttactgcaatactttaactacatcaagctcataatacttatgtacttttactgcaatactttaactacatcaagctcataatacttatgtacttttactgcaatacttaaactacatcaagctcataatacttatgtacttttactgcaatacttaaactaaCTTCCGCTTGTAAACAGTAACAGTGAGTAGAAGGTGGATCAGCAGGTTGATCTTTAATAACAAACAGCTGGAGGATTCAGAGCCGCtgcttctgtacttttactgcagtaaagtatatGAATACTTCTTCCAGTACTGTAGTCCAAGCTCAGACTACATGTTAGCCTAAAACTAGCTAggcagctagttagcttagctgaCCTTCAAGAATATAATTCAGCATCAATATCATCAGAAGGAGAAGAACAGAAAGACTTCTGGTCACTCAGGAGATATTTTTACTCCCAGATGTTCCTCGTAGTTTCTGTTTAACTTCGGTCGGTTGACTTTTCAGCGTCTTCAGTCGATGTTTGAAGTGTGAGGATGTTAAAGCAGCTTGTTCAGGTCTTCAGGTTTCCTCTCTGAGTCTCACAGTGTTGTCGCCTTCTGTCTGATTGATTTTAGTCAGAATTATCAGTAAAGATGCTTTCCTAAGCCGAGGAGCACCTGGACCTCCTTCTAAAGAAGGTAACACAGCTGTagacgtgtgtttgtgtctgatggTAGAATCTGGATCTGAATCTGGAGCCAGTCTGGTCAGGTAGTTTAGATCTGTGTGTTCAGTAGAGATTTAAGTTCTTCTGCTGCAGTAAAAACCtcataaaatgacataaaactgGTGTCCTGATTCTAGTCCAACTCCGTGAAACCTCACAGGAATTATGGGCCTTACTTCCTGTTGTTTCTTCCACTGATTTTGTATCttttagctgttagctgttagcagttagcttttGTGAGCTACAGGtgtcttctgttttcttttaaatgatgaaCATAACCTGTCATTTGAGAACCCGTTAATTAACAGATGAAGTAATGTCAAGTTGAACATGACTTCCCtttaatttacatattaattAGCTGTATACTTAGCTAGCTATACTTAgctgtttttataaattaaggggttttcatggtttttggtccattttaagttgttttttccccttaaaCTGTGCAAATAATCCATTTTAAAATACCTTAATTTAATTCAGTCCATTAACTATCCCCttaaaacctcattaaaaatacttatttatatttcagctGTAGCTGTTTCCAGCTAGCCCGGCTGGTCTGAAGGCTCactgcagattaaacaaaccagatataatgtgtccttcatgtgaCAGGTTGTGTTCtcacatcatttatttacttaaaatcttttaaaataccGACAAATAAGTGAAGACGGCTGCTGACTCTCACAGACGCAGTTTAACTGACGGAAATAAGTTGGAAGTTGAGCTCATAATTCACATGACGTGTCGCGGAGCTGCGAAGAACAACTGTGATGTTCATTAAGTGAAGTTTCACGACATCTTTCTGTGAGAAAATACAACGAACAACAGAAGCGTTTCAGGAACTTTAACGGCtctgatttctgtgtttttagtttctttttgaATGTGTAGAAATGTCTGAACAGTCGTCACATTTTATCAGATAGATGAAAGATTTGAAGGGGTAACAGGCCAAATGTCTCCGCGAACAATTTCCATGCACTGCAGGTCCATTTAGTAACCGTTCTCGAGCTTTCTATCAAATCTCAGGAACTTCATCAGCAGGAGGAGTTTGTCCAGTTGTCATGCAAATGTACTTGAAGGACTTGTTGGCTCagaataaatattcagttttaactTTTAAGCAGAAGTTTGCTCATAAAAATGGAGTTTCAGGACAACTGAGGAAGACCATGTGATACAATCAAAAGCTTAAGAACAGTTACTAAAGGGACCtggtggtgagattgttttgtcagctgctgtttccaacGTCAAGAACAAACTGAAGctaaaaaatattcaaactaaatgaatattttagttttaaaggTTATTAAAAAGTTTCAGGACCTGTTTTGTTTCCTGatgattttattaatttatgacTTCATTTATTCCAGAAAACAACGCCTACAGCTTCGGACGCACCACGATAGCCAACCTGAAGTCAGGGtgagtcatcatcatcatcatcatcatcatcatcatcatcatcactgatcagatttacagttttgtttgttttttgatcgTTAAGCAACTCTCCGACTGCATCAGTGTTGATGTTCaagacaggaagtgttttcatGCATCAacagcaaatgaaataaaatctgaCCAAAAGATAATACAAGCAGAGAAACGAGAAATAAAAGCCGTCCAGCGCCGCTGTGATCAATAacgattttctgtttttcttctcaggACGAATCTGTTGTGGCTGCACACTTCGTTTGCCTTCATGTACCTGCTGCTGACCGTCTACAGCATGAGGAGACACACGTCCAAGATGCACTACAAGGAGGACGACCTGGTGGGAAAACACTCTGTTCACTGCAGAAAGCTCAGGACACACCAGTCAACAAAGGCACCATTTAGGGAACAAATGCAATTAGCCGCGCTAGCAGCCGATGAGCTGTGGGCGCTAACGTTGGTGTGTCGGTCCAACGAtctggttcagactgaaatgtgTCAACAACTGTTGGACGAACTGTCATTAAATTAGTTTCACAcgttcatgttcccctcaggacgggatgtaataactttgatcctctgacttttcgTCTAGTGCCATCGTCTGGTTAGACTGTTAATACCTGCCTAAACTTATGATAGCagacattagcatgctaacataataaacattatacctgctaaacatcaacatgctaacacaataaacattatacctgctaaacatcaacatgttagcataataaacattatacctgctaaacatcaacatgctaacataataaacattatacctgctaaacatcaacatgctagcacaataaacattatacctgctaaacatcaacatgctagtATTATCATTGTTAGCATGTAGCTCATATTTATCAGTTTAGCTCATCAGAAGCTCGCCAGTGTTTCCTGCTGgcttctgattggttggtttagtttattacatttatttatcaggGATGTATTCTGGTCGTTGtcgtattctgattggttggtttgtagtTGTGGGTTGGTCCGGAACGTCAGTCAGACTTTTGTCGCAGCGTTTGATTGGTGGACGAGTCTCACAGTGAGATGTGAGACAACTGTTCAGACCACCAGCCAGAGGTTTCACCACACGTCTCTCACAGTTGATTTACTGTTATCAGTGTTGGAACAGACCAGTGCAAAAAAATAGAGCAAAAGtaagagaataataataataataataacaaattaaaatgatttacagaACAATAATAGTTGAGATATAAAACTTAAATGAATGTTGACTGTTTAAAGGAAACATGACTTATATTCTGTATATGAAGGTGCAATAAATAATTGGATAAATAATGAAGTTATTTAACATGCAGGTTGAATTCAGTCTACAGTGTAAAGCTTCTGGTGTGTTTTCAATCCCAGTTTTGTGTCTTGCAGGTGAAACGCACTTTATTCATTAACGGCATCTCTAAATACGCTGAGGAGAGTCAGATCAAACAACACTTTGAGTAAGTTcacagctcttcttcttctactgctgCTTTTAAACATTTACCCTGAtaatcagtttgtttgttttaaatctaatatactgaaaaataatatatttcatGACATAATGCAGAAATGTTTGCTTATCGGTGTGTCACTCATAATTAACTGATATTTAAAAGGCAAAAACTATTAATTATCTGTATACTTAATTTTCAGCTCAATTAGAAAATTAAGGGgtttttaattcaattaaatcCATCAATTATCTCCTTAAAATCCCATTAAAGATAccttaatttaataattaatggattggaaagttaaagtaaaataattaagTGATTCAGTTTCATAGTGACACCGATATGAAGACaggaaatgaactgaaatatgtgtttttattagtcagatttattgtttgttgtttgctgtcGCAGGCAGGCGTACGAGAACTGCACCGTGCTGGAGGCTCGTATCTGCTACAACGTGGCCAAACTGATGTCTCTGAACGCGGAGAGGTGAGCGAGTCGGagcccagtgcatgctgggacaCGCTGCAGCTCTGTGTTACCGCTGCTGGAGACgttaaaaacaagtttaaagttaaaatcacatgtttttgaaggattttttaaaatatttttaccaCCCAACTGATACAAGCCTTTAACTCTTAATGTTTCCCcacaatagaataaaataaaacagttttaacaacataagataaaataaaatacaacgAGACAACTGCAGCATAACTTCAGTTTGCATATTTACGTAGTATAAGAAGCCTGTcgtattgtttttattgtaaatacaTGGAGAATATCACAGGATCAAAGCaaagataaaagtaaagtaTCACTAACTGAGGATCAATAAGCAAatattaatcaaattaaaacaacagtacAGGAAACATACAGGTTatagcattaaaaacaaaaagatgatcAATGAGTCGTTTCTCTTTGTGATCAATAccagagctgcaaagattagtcgatcgacagaaaattattttgataacCGATTTAATCTTTGattaactttaaaaatgtttccaaatcctgaaatgtgaagatttagtaaaagtttattaatacagaacatttcaacaaggaaacacaaactgTAACAGCAATAAaattactaataataataattaataattacaattaaaaagaaaattaaaataagctaaaatagaataaagacGTAAAAGAGGAGAGTTACagaataattatataataaaaggcaaacagaaaagtcttcagctgtgatttaatgAACTGAGAGCCGCAGCAGACTCGATCCAGACTCGATCCAGACCCGATCCAGACCTGATGAGAGTCTGGATGCTtcataaaccaacagcagtgttttaaaaccattttctttgacatttaatggttttctttgtcttctgtgacagtaaactgaatatttttgggtttgttggtcaaacaaaacaactgaaGAGATTCTAAcagatttttcactattttctgacattttatagacaaaatgaatCTAGAAACTCTTCTGCAGATCGACGGattgatgaagatgatggttgttgtgttgttttgcgTTCGGCAGGAAGAAGACGGAGCGCAGTAAGAAGTTCTTCACTGACCTGATGGCGAAGGAACACGTTCCCACCATGATCAACCCCAAACCCTGCGGACACCTGTGCTGCTGCGCCATCACGGGCTGCGAGGAGGTGACGCTTCACACACGCATCACGTGACACCGAGGTCGTCTCCGTGCCGACAAATTCAGACCGCTGTTTATCTGccaacacagaaaaacaaacaaacaattacacacgtttttatttttattttaaccacaACGAGGAGGAATTTAGTCGGTTGCTGAGCGTTTCGGAGAAGCTCCAAATAAATGCACTGAAAGGTCAGATGTCCGAGTTTTCCACCAACACCTAAATGCAACACGCATTTGTGGTTCAGAGGGCGAAAAAAGTACGGAAGGTTTAAAAcgccaaaaccaaaaaaaccaaaccaaacaacgAGAGACGATGCGATACAACACGTGTCATaattacatgaaaaacatcTGTTACAAAGACGATTAATTagctttttgtctttattaactgaatttattgtttttcattatgacataagaaataattaaaatcaaatcacaacacagaaaacaaaaatagtcCAATCTGTCCAATTTAATAAACCTGAAGTTGGATATTTAGATTTCATTTAGTAAATCTTGCTTTTATCTGCAGGTGATGAAACACGTCTGGCTCATGACTTTGGTCCCAGAGTGACGTAATAACATGTATTGATTAAAATCCTGTGAAATCAGCTTCAGACATTCACCAGCAGGTCGTCACCTCACGACGACAAACAGAGTCTCTGCAGCTGTTGTCGTAGCAACAAGTCTTTCAACCCAAAACCTGTGAAAAGTTCAGTTAATTCACAGTTTGAGAGTCATTTTAatagacaaataaatacaataaaaactgcttgtgttgttttaattctcacgctttggataaaagtgttaAATCAGATAgttacacttaaaaaaaacctcagctaaatgtttttatggcatttaaaTTCTGATGTTATGGTAAGAATTTATCATTTGAGCACTAAAATATATGAGACATACTTGCATCATAAGTACAAACTGTGTTTACTggatttaaatatattaaatattataggTGAACTGTGaggtttaatttcattttatttaatctcttCATACGTGTGCTGATCAAACTTTCAACACTGTAGTTCGAGTCAACTTCATCCAagattaacaaataaaaaaaactacttttaaAGAGCCAAGTTAGCTGGATCAGTTTAGCCTGGATCAGTTTAGCCTGGATCAGTTTAGCCTGGATCAGTTTAGCCTGGATCAGTTTAGCCTGGATCAGTTTAGCCTGGATCAGTTTAGCCACATTTAAAGAACGGAGCTCTGGTCTGACTGGATGTGGGGGGGGGTTTgcgtgttagcatgttagcatgttagcagtgATTCAGCAGCCCTGTGTTTGTCCTGCAGGAGGAGGCGGTGAGCTACTACACCAAGCGGGAGGCCAAGCTGAAGGAGGAGTACcggaaggagaaggagaaggtcCACACCAAACCACTGGGCATGGCCTTCGTCACCTTCCAGAACGAGGCCATGACCGCCATGTAAGCCACGCCCATATCTGTGactctgcttcctgtctgaCTCCACCTCCTCTGAGTTCTCCTACTGATAGCCTGTTAACAGAAAAGATCGCTAACTCACTCTGAATTTTGATGATAAAGTCACTGTAAGCTGTTTATGTGCTGTGTGAAAAGGGGAAAATGACAGgttagcaacagtaactaagggggGCGGGGCTTAGCAATCGTCAGTTGCTTCAGTCGTCTACTTGTTTGTCATTCTGtcaaagtttttgttttctggttttgtttcaaatgtttccTTTTCTCTGATCCCGCCCCCTCTTCCTGGCCCCGCCCCCTCTCTGGCCccgccccctctctctctggccCCGCCCCCTCTGTTTCACAGTATTTTGAAGGACTTTAATGCCTGTCAGGTGCAGGGTTGTCTGTGTCGTCAGGAGCCGCGCTCCTCGCAGTTCAGTGAGGTTCTCCACGTTCACAACTGGAGTGTTTCGTACGCGCCCGACCCGCTGAACGTCCGCTGGTACGTCCACAAACTCCACCCGCCCAAAAACCtcccaaacaccaaacaaacgAACCCATTCAGAGCCGCTGATGTGTCGTGGTTTGTCTTGCAGGGAGCACCTGTCACTGGGCGGGATCTCCTGGTGGATCCGATGCTTCATCATCAACTGCATCCTCTTCATCCTGCTCTTCTTCCTCACCACGCCGGCCATCATCATCTCCACCATGGACAAGTTCAACGTCACCAAGCCGGTGGAGTATCTCAACGTAAGAAACCACGACCAGTCTGAGTCACTCAGCAGCAAAGATAAACCTTCGGACCTTAAAACTCTTCACACTCAGTCAAATTTTAAACGGGTCTCCGCCTTTTATACTTCTTAATATTGGTAAAGTTTTTCGTACCTTTCATAGTTTTTAAGTTTTAGGTCCTTTTCAggcaacacagctaataagctacgATAGCgtcctccattttggactcttcTGTTCTCAAAGGTCAGCTCGGTCAGGATGGCTTGCTATTGGCCAATGGTGCAAGTTTGtgtgtcaaagttcaccaaagttgaagTTGATACAAAGAATTTTAGTCTTTAAGTCAAATTTGGATTAAATTGATTTTGCACCACCATTTCAATGTTTGTGAGACACCCGAACCGTCGGGCAGCAGACACCCGAACCGTCAGGCGGCAGACACCCGAACCGTCGGGCAGCAGACACCCGAACCATCGGGCAGCAGACACCCGAACCATCGGGCAGCAGACACCCGAACCGTCGGGCGGCAGACACCCGAACCATCGGGCAGCAGACACCCGAACCGTCGGGCAGCAGACACCCGAACCATCGGGCAGCAGACACCCGTGTTTATGGTGGAAAGTGTTTTTGAGTCTCAGGACATCATGTGATCTGTTTTCTACTGTGGCtgccatgacatcactgtgacccTTCTGCTCTGACTcttgactgactgtctgtctgtttgtttgtttgtttgtttgtttgtttgtggtgaaCAGAATCCCATCGTCACTCAGTTCTTCCCCACTCTGCTGCTTTGGGCCTTCTCTGCTTTGCTGCCCACCATCGTCTACTACTCTGCTTTCTTCGAGGCCCACTGGACCAGGTAAcactgctgcttcttcttcctgaccctcctcttcctcagcatCACAGCACTACAGCAAAGCATCAGTGCCTCAATACAACATTAATCCTACAGCACAGCATCAATACTCCTATCAAGATTTTTGTGGAAAGTCAAATCTCAACTCAATCGAGGCAGGTTGAAACGAGTTCAGATCAGTTTGAGAGTAACCTGAGACAAGTCTGAGTCAATTATCAAAAACTGTAGAGTCCAAATCAAGTCTCAAGTTACTTTAGAGTCAGTTGAAAGTTGAGAATCCAAGTCAACAGTTTAAAAAGTTGAGACGTCTCTAAAGTCAGCTGattttctctgctgtctgcAGGTCCGGAGAAAACAGGACCACGATGCACAAATGTTACACCTTCCTGATCTTCATGGTTCTGCTGCTTCCTTCACTCGGACTCAGCAGgtaataaaaactgttttctgtAAGAAGCCGTCCCTGAGTGACCTTTTGACCTCTGCCGTCCTCACTGAAAtgtctgtcttgtgttttttgcagtttggATGTTTTCTTCCGCTGGCTCTTTGATAAGAAGTTCCTGGCCGACGCTAAAGTCAGATTTGAGTGAGTCATCTTTCAAAATTTCTCCCATCTCcttttgtgtgcacatgatgCATGAtaaaaaattgaaatttgatatacaatacattttttcattgtcaTGTCTGGAAAGGCATGATTACTGCGAACATTGGAAAGTTTGCAgttgcatttaaaaaacaaaaaaattcaatttttaaataaaaaattgaaaaagaatGTTCAGTTTCATTAACATCAAAGTGTTTGGAGTAATATGACCTTAAtcagtgatgtttttaatgtaattttcacTTTGGTTGTAGTCATGCATCTTTTTAACATAACAATTAATTTGGAATTCCAATTATAGAATTCCAAATTAACATATATATTCTTTAAGTATTCAATTTTAATATTGGCTCTCCTAAGCTTCCATAATTTTTGTTTATGCAGTAATTTTCTCAAACAGCCCAGTTTCCCTGCAGGCATCCATAAGTTATCAATAAAGCTCGATCGATCAGTCAGTAGTATGCACTGCTGTAACAACGGTGCTGCATCCCCTTCAGGTGCGTCTTCCTGCCGGATAACGGAGCGTTCTTCGTCAACTACGTCATCGCCTCAGCATTCATCGGGAACGCCATGGACCTGCTGCGGATCCCTGGTCTGCTCATGTACATGATCCGGCTGTGTCTAGCTCGTTCCGCCGCCGACCGCCGCAACGTCAAGAGGGTGAGGACAGACGCTGACCGAGATCAGTTTGTAATAATATGACAagacaataataaataacagaGAACACTGAGTCCATCATTAATTCTGTAGCGACACCTGAGCACAGATGTTTGTCCAGTTTTCTGGTGTGTGATAAACATTACAGCCTCAGGGGGCGCTGCTGAGTGCTGTCAGCGTTTAACATGATGTGTCGTCCCTCCAGCATCAGGCCTACGAGTTCCAGTTTGGAGCAGCGTACGCCTGGATGATGAACGTCTTCACGGTGGTCATGGCCTACAGCATCACCTGTCCCATCATCGTCCCCTTCGGTCAGTCTCAACAACAACTACATGTCATACTGCCTCTAAAGT is part of the Thunnus albacares chromosome 3, fThuAlb1.1, whole genome shotgun sequence genome and harbors:
- the LOC122975534 gene encoding CSC1-like protein 2 isoform X1: MLRVLIVTMGIFSSGQACGGQDNCSAHSESKDYCYSARIRSTVLQGLPFGGVPTVLALDFMCFLVLLFVFSILRKVAWDYGRLALVTDADRLKKRFSDLEEREYVASAMHSETPDRYERLTSVSSSVDFDQRDNGFCSWLTAIFRIKDEEIREKCGEDAVHYLSFQRHIIGLLVVVGVLSVGIVLPVNFSGDLLENNAYSFGRTTIANLKSGTNLLWLHTSFAFMYLLLTVYSMRRHTSKMHYKEDDLVKRTLFINGISKYAEESQIKQHFEQAYENCTVLEARICYNVAKLMSLNAERKKTERSKKFFTDLMAKEHVPTMINPKPCGHLCCCAITGCEEEEAVSYYTKREAKLKEEYRKEKEKVHTKPLGMAFVTFQNEAMTAIILKDFNACQVQGCLCRQEPRSSQFSEVLHVHNWSVSYAPDPLNVRWEHLSLGGISWWIRCFIINCILFILLFFLTTPAIIISTMDKFNVTKPVEYLNNPIVTQFFPTLLLWAFSALLPTIVYYSAFFEAHWTRSGENRTTMHKCYTFLIFMVLLLPSLGLSSLDVFFRWLFDKKFLADAKVRFECVFLPDNGAFFVNYVIASAFIGNAMDLLRIPGLLMYMIRLCLARSAADRRNVKRHQAYEFQFGAAYAWMMNVFTVVMAYSITCPIIVPFGLMYMLLKHLVDRYNMYYAYLPSKLDKKIHSGAVTQVVAAPILCLFWLLFFSTVRTGFETPTSMFTLVVLIVTIVVCLSHVCFGHFKYLSAHNYKIDTKETDVDAVENGRPARTSSSPTTKSQQQQQQQQMYIAQVLQDPNSDEPGGGSGEEDRGSSQDEEMLNGGNSINEADFQSGEDSLIANEVHQ
- the LOC122975534 gene encoding CSC1-like protein 2 isoform X4, which produces MLRVLIVTMGIFSSGQACGGQDNCSAHSESKDYCYSARIRSTVLQGLPFGGVPTVLALDFMCFLVLLFVFSILRKVAWDYGRLALVTDADSVASAMHSETPDRYERLTSVSSSVDFDQRDNGFCSWLTAIFRIKDEEIREKCGEDAVHYLSFQRHIIGLLVVVGVLSVGIVLPVNFSGDLLENNAYSFGRTTIANLKSGTNLLWLHTSFAFMYLLLTVYSMRRHTSKMHYKEDDLVKRTLFINGISKYAEESQIKQHFEQAYENCTVLEARICYNVAKLMSLNAERKKTERSKKFFTDLMAKEHVPTMINPKPCGHLCCCAITGCEEEEAVSYYTKREAKLKEEYRKEKEKVHTKPLGMAFVTFQNEAMTAIILKDFNACQVQGCLCRQEPRSSQFSEVLHVHNWSVSYAPDPLNVRWEHLSLGGISWWIRCFIINCILFILLFFLTTPAIIISTMDKFNVTKPVEYLNNPIVTQFFPTLLLWAFSALLPTIVYYSAFFEAHWTRSGENRTTMHKCYTFLIFMVLLLPSLGLSSLDVFFRWLFDKKFLADAKVRFECVFLPDNGAFFVNYVIASAFIGNAMDLLRIPGLLMYMIRLCLARSAADRRNVKRHQAYEFQFGAAYAWMMNVFTVVMAYSITCPIIVPFGLMYMLLKHLVDRYNMYYAYLPSKLDKKIHSGAVTQVVAAPILCLFWLLFFSTVRTGFETPTSMFTLVVLIVTIVVCLSHVCFGHFKYLSAHNYKIDTKETDVDAVENGRPARTSSSPTTKSQQQQQQQQMYIAQVLQDPNSDEPGGGSGEEDRGSSQDEEMLNGGNSINEADFQSGEDSLIANEVHQ
- the LOC122975534 gene encoding CSC1-like protein 2 isoform X3 codes for the protein MLRVLIVTMGIFSSGQACGGQDNCSAHSESKDYCYSARIRSTVLQGLPFGGVPTVLALDFMCFLVLLFVFSILRKVAWDYGRLALVTDADRLKKRFSDLEEREYVASAMHSETPDRYERLTSVSSSVDFDQRDNGFCSWLTAIFRIKDEEIREKCGEDAVHYLSFQRHIIGLLVVVGVLSVGIVLPVNFSGDLLENNAYSFGRTTIANLKSGTNLLWLHTSFAFMYLLLTVYSMRRHTSKMHYKEDDLVKRTLFINGISKYAEESQIKQHFEQAYENCTVLEARICYNVAKLMSLNAERKKTERSKKFFTDLMAKEHVPTMINPKPCGHLCCCAITGCEEEEAVSYYTKREAKLKEEYRKEKEKVHTKPLGMAFVTFQNEAMTAIILKDFNACQVQGCLCRQEPRSSQFSEVLHVHNWSVSYAPDPLNVRWEHLSLGGISWWIRCFIINCILFILLFFLTTPAIIISTMDKFNVTKPVEYLNNPIVTQFFPTLLLWAFSALLPTIVYYSAFFEAHWTRSGENRTTMHKCYTFLIFMVLLLPSLGLSSLDVFFRWLFDKKFLADAKVRFECVFLPDNGAFFVNYVIASAFIGNAMDLLRIPGLLMYMIRLCLARSAADRRNVKRHQAYEFQFGAAYAWMMNVFTVVMAYSITCPIIVPFGLMYMLLKHLVDRYNMYYAYLPSKLDKKIHSGAVTQVVAAPILCLFWLLFFSTVRTGFETPTSMFTLVVLIVTIVVCLSHVCFGHFKYLSAHNYKIDTKETDVDAVENGRPARTSSSPTTKSQQQQQQMYIAQVLQDPNSDEPGGGSGEEDRGSSQDEEMLNGGNSINEADFQSGEDSLIANEVHQ